The Streptomyces aurantiacus genome includes a region encoding these proteins:
- a CDS encoding fumarylacetoacetate hydrolase family protein, whose amino-acid sequence MKLLRVGTAGAERPALLDAEGVLRDLSGIVPDIDGALLADDAALGRIRTAAETGELPALDAAGLRVGPPLARIGKIVCIGLNYHDHAKETGAEPPTEPVIFFKAADTVVGPHDTVLVPRGSVKTDWEVELAVVIGRTARYVASREDALGHVAGYAVAHDVSEREFQIERGGTWDKGKNCETFNPLGPWLVTADEVPDPQALGLKLWVNGKLRQDGSTSDQIFSVAEVVRYVSQFMTLYPGDVINTGTPAGVALGMPEPKPFLRVGDVVELEIEGLGRQRQEFGSA is encoded by the coding sequence ATGAAGCTGTTGCGAGTCGGTACGGCGGGGGCCGAGCGTCCCGCGCTGCTCGATGCCGAGGGGGTCCTGCGGGACCTGTCGGGCATCGTGCCGGACATCGACGGGGCGCTGCTCGCCGACGACGCGGCGCTCGGCCGGATCCGTACCGCCGCCGAGACCGGGGAACTGCCCGCGCTCGACGCGGCCGGGCTGCGGGTCGGCCCGCCGCTCGCCCGGATCGGCAAGATCGTCTGCATCGGCCTCAACTACCACGACCACGCCAAGGAGACCGGCGCCGAGCCGCCCACCGAGCCGGTGATCTTCTTCAAGGCGGCGGACACGGTCGTCGGGCCGCACGACACGGTGCTCGTGCCGCGTGGCTCGGTGAAGACCGACTGGGAGGTCGAACTCGCGGTCGTCATCGGGCGTACGGCGCGCTATGTCGCCTCGCGCGAGGACGCGCTCGGACATGTCGCCGGGTACGCGGTGGCGCACGACGTGTCCGAGCGGGAGTTCCAGATCGAGCGCGGCGGGACCTGGGACAAGGGGAAGAACTGCGAGACGTTCAACCCGCTCGGGCCGTGGCTCGTGACGGCGGACGAGGTTCCCGACCCGCAGGCGCTCGGGCTGAAGCTTTGGGTCAACGGGAAGCTGAGGCAGGACGGCAGCACGTCCGACCAGATCTTCTCCGTGGCCGAAGTCGTGCGGTACGTGAGTCAGTTCATGACTCTCTATCCCGGGGACGTCATCAACACCGGTACGCCGGCGGGGGTTGCGCTCGGGATGCCCGAGCCGAAGCCGTTCCTTCGGGTGGGGGATGTCGTGGAGCTGGAGATCGAGGGGCTGGGGCGGCAGCGGCAGGAGTTCGGCTCGGCATAG
- a CDS encoding heme-degrading domain-containing protein: MTTPTAPTVAELEEQERRLTLPRFTYEDAWRLGTLLVELAREREAPVAIDIRRGGQQLFHAALPGSTPDNDAWIDRKRRVVERYAASSLLVGTRFRAKNTTFEDSSSLDPDTYAAHGGAFPLTVEGTGVIGTVVVSGLPQLEDHAMVVEALEHFMRPAPR; encoded by the coding sequence GTGACCACGCCCACCGCACCGACCGTCGCCGAACTGGAGGAGCAGGAGCGCCGGCTGACGCTCCCCCGCTTCACGTACGAGGACGCGTGGAGGCTCGGCACGCTGCTGGTCGAGCTGGCCCGCGAGCGCGAGGCCCCCGTCGCGATCGACATCCGCCGCGGCGGCCAGCAGCTCTTCCACGCCGCGCTCCCCGGCTCGACCCCGGACAACGACGCCTGGATCGACCGCAAGCGCCGAGTGGTCGAGCGTTACGCCGCCTCGTCGCTCCTGGTGGGCACCCGTTTCCGCGCCAAGAACACCACTTTCGAGGACTCCTCCAGCCTGGACCCGGACACCTACGCGGCCCACGGCGGAGCCTTCCCCCTCACGGTCGAGGGCACAGGAGTCATCGGCACGGTGGTGGTCTCGGGCCTCCCCCAACTGGAGGACCACGCAATGGTCGTAGAGGCCCTGGAACACTTCATGAGGCCCGCACCCCGCTAG
- a CDS encoding Gfo/Idh/MocA family oxidoreductase: protein MTGTGSGTSPGAGPVRKAPFRVGLVGYGLAGSVFHAPLIAATEGLTLDTVVTGNPERQQQAKGEFPDVRIAAAPDELWQRADELDLIVIASPNRTHVPIAKAALEAGLPVVVDKPIAGTAAEARELAALADERGLLLSVFQNRRWDNDFLTLRQLISEGDLGDVYRFESRFERWRPQLKGGWRESGDPAEIGGLLYDLGSHLVDQALVLFGPAATVYAESVVRRPGAEADDDTFIAITHTNGVRSHLHASATTAQLGPRLRTLGSKAGYVKYGLDPQEAALRDGERPVAGREKEWGVEPEELWGRVGSGESPSTGGGTPVPTLPGTYPAYYAAVAAALSGTGENPVTALEAAAALDVLEAAHRSARENVTVTL from the coding sequence ATGACTGGCACAGGATCTGGCACCTCCCCCGGCGCGGGCCCCGTCCGCAAGGCCCCCTTCCGCGTGGGCCTCGTCGGCTACGGTCTCGCGGGCTCCGTCTTCCACGCCCCGCTGATCGCCGCCACCGAGGGACTCACCCTCGACACGGTCGTCACCGGGAACCCGGAGCGGCAGCAGCAGGCGAAGGGCGAGTTCCCGGACGTACGGATCGCGGCGGCCCCCGACGAGCTGTGGCAGCGCGCCGACGAGCTGGACCTCATCGTCATCGCGTCCCCGAACAGGACACACGTGCCGATCGCGAAGGCCGCCCTCGAGGCGGGCCTTCCGGTCGTCGTCGACAAGCCGATCGCGGGCACGGCGGCGGAGGCCCGCGAGCTCGCCGCCCTCGCCGACGAGCGCGGCCTGCTGCTCTCCGTCTTCCAGAACCGGCGCTGGGACAACGACTTCCTGACGCTGCGGCAGCTGATCTCCGAGGGCGACCTCGGGGACGTCTACCGCTTCGAGTCCCGCTTCGAGCGCTGGCGCCCCCAGCTCAAGGGCGGCTGGCGCGAATCCGGCGACCCGGCAGAGATCGGAGGTCTGCTGTACGACCTCGGCAGCCACCTGGTCGACCAGGCGCTGGTCCTCTTCGGCCCGGCGGCCACGGTGTACGCGGAGTCGGTCGTACGCCGCCCGGGTGCCGAGGCCGACGACGACACGTTCATCGCGATCACGCACACGAACGGCGTCCGCTCCCACCTGCACGCCTCCGCGACGACCGCCCAGCTCGGCCCGCGTTTGCGCACGCTGGGTTCGAAGGCCGGTTACGTGAAGTACGGCCTCGATCCCCAGGAGGCCGCCTTGCGCGACGGCGAGCGCCCGGTCGCGGGCCGCGAGAAGGAGTGGGGCGTCGAGCCCGAGGAGCTGTGGGGCCGCGTCGGCTCCGGAGAGTCCCCGTCGACAGGCGGCGGCACTCCGGTCCCGACCCTCCCCGGCACGTACCCCGCGTACTACGCGGCCGTCGCCGCCGCCCTGAGCGGCACCGGCGAGAACCCGGTCACCGCGCTGGAGGCCGCCGCAGCCCTGGACGTCCTGGAAGCCGCGCACCGCTCGGCCCGCGAGAACGTGACGGTGACCCTGTGA
- a CDS encoding ROK family transcriptional regulator: MAGLPGAAGANLLALRSHNAALLLDLLRRAGRAGMSRLELAGRTGLTPQAVSKITARLREDGLVTEAGRQASTGGKPRTVLRLVPEAGHAVGLHLDRDELRAVLVDLTGAVVAERRTGLGLGAGAVAVLETVVSEARVLVEGLRAGAAGASGRAGAGRNRPAAESTVLGVGVAMPGPLDHTHGVLHRVTGFPEWDGFPLRDALARRLGVPVVLDKDTNAAALGLAVRGVGGEVGSFAYLHLGTGLGAGLVLGGAVHRGARTGAGEFGHQVVQLDGPPCPCGNRGCVEVLCLAAVARGDIDEAARVLGEGAANLVGLLDIDLVLLGGRTVAAEPERFVRGVAAVLDARARARGRARREDGDGPGAVPVRGVSGGEGVVAEGAAQLLLAPLFGRAEA; the protein is encoded by the coding sequence GTGGCAGGGCTGCCGGGTGCGGCCGGGGCGAACCTGCTCGCGCTGCGCAGTCACAACGCCGCGCTGCTGCTCGACCTGCTGCGGCGGGCCGGGCGGGCGGGGATGAGCCGCCTCGAACTCGCCGGGCGTACGGGGCTGACCCCGCAGGCCGTCAGCAAGATCACCGCCCGGTTGCGGGAGGACGGCCTGGTGACCGAGGCCGGACGGCAGGCCTCCACCGGAGGCAAGCCACGGACCGTGCTGCGGCTGGTGCCCGAGGCCGGGCACGCGGTGGGACTGCATCTCGACCGGGACGAGCTCCGGGCGGTTCTGGTCGACCTCACCGGGGCGGTCGTGGCGGAGCGGCGGACCGGGCTCGGTCTGGGAGCCGGAGCCGTGGCCGTGCTGGAGACGGTCGTGAGCGAGGCCAGGGTGCTGGTGGAAGGGCTGCGGGCGGGGGCTGCGGGCGCTTCGGGGCGGGCCGGGGCCGGGAGGAACCGGCCCGCTGCCGAGTCCACCGTCCTCGGTGTCGGTGTCGCCATGCCGGGCCCCCTCGACCACACGCACGGCGTGCTGCACCGGGTGACCGGGTTCCCCGAGTGGGACGGGTTTCCGCTGCGGGACGCACTGGCGCGGCGGCTCGGGGTGCCTGTCGTGCTGGACAAGGACACGAACGCCGCGGCGCTCGGGCTGGCGGTCCGGGGCGTCGGGGGCGAGGTCGGATCCTTCGCGTACCTGCATCTCGGTACGGGGCTGGGGGCCGGGCTCGTACTCGGCGGGGCAGTGCATCGCGGGGCCAGGACCGGGGCGGGGGAGTTCGGACATCAGGTCGTCCAGCTGGACGGGCCGCCCTGCCCGTGCGGCAACCGGGGCTGTGTGGAGGTGCTCTGCCTCGCGGCCGTGGCCCGGGGCGACATCGACGAGGCGGCACGTGTCCTCGGGGAAGGCGCCGCGAACCTCGTCGGGCTCCTCGACATCGACCTCGTACTGCTCGGGGGGCGCACGGTCGCCGCCGAGCCGGAGCGGTTCGTGCGGGGGGTGGCGGCCGTGCTGGACGCCCGGGCCCGCGCCCGTGGCCGCGCGCGGCGCGAGGACGGGGACGGGCCCGGGGCCGTGCCCGTGCGGGGTGTCTCCGGTGGGGAGGGGGTGGTGGCGGAGGGGGCGGCTCAGTTGTTGCTGGCGCCGCTGTTCGGGAGGGCGGAGGCGTGA
- a CDS encoding HAD-IIA family hydrolase produces MAERKPIESWLTDMDGVLIHEGVPIPGADAFIKKLRESGKPFLVLTNNSIYTARDLHARLRRMGLDVPVENIWTSALATAQFLDDQRPEGTAYVIGEAGLTTALHDIGYVLTDHDPDYVVLGETRTYSFEAMTKAVRLINDGARFIATNPDETGPSAEGALPATGAVAALITKATGKKPYFAGKPNPLMMRTGLNTIGAHSETSAMIGDRMDTDVLAGLEAGMETFLVLTGLTTPAEIEKYPYRPSTVVDSIADLVERV; encoded by the coding sequence ATGGCAGAGCGCAAGCCCATCGAATCGTGGCTCACGGACATGGACGGGGTGCTCATCCACGAGGGCGTGCCGATCCCCGGCGCCGACGCCTTCATAAAGAAGCTCAGGGAGTCCGGGAAGCCCTTCCTGGTCCTCACCAACAACTCCATCTACACGGCCCGTGACCTGCACGCCCGGCTGCGGCGGATGGGCCTGGACGTGCCCGTCGAGAACATCTGGACCTCCGCCCTGGCAACCGCCCAGTTCCTGGACGACCAGCGCCCCGAGGGCACCGCGTACGTCATCGGCGAGGCGGGCCTGACCACGGCCCTGCACGACATCGGGTACGTGCTGACCGACCACGACCCCGACTACGTGGTCCTCGGCGAGACCCGTACGTACTCCTTCGAGGCCATGACGAAGGCGGTGCGGCTGATCAACGACGGCGCCCGTTTCATCGCCACGAACCCCGACGAGACCGGCCCGTCCGCCGAGGGCGCGCTGCCCGCCACCGGTGCGGTCGCCGCGCTGATCACCAAGGCGACCGGCAAGAAGCCGTACTTCGCGGGCAAGCCCAACCCGCTGATGATGCGGACGGGACTCAACACCATCGGGGCGCACTCCGAGACCAGCGCGATGATCGGTGACCGCATGGACACCGACGTCCTGGCCGGCCTGGAGGCGGGCATGGAGACCTTCCTCGTCCTCACCGGTCTCACCACGCCCGCGGAGATCGAGAAGTACCCGTACCGCCCGTCCACGGTCGTCGACTCCATCGCGGACCTCGTCGAGCGCGTCTGA
- a CDS encoding class F sortase, producing MSDRNHREDRERTPGSGRLLMGVAWALLLLGLWLWGREVTDVRQGISSPTTGDVAAVGRPLGVELPPAVEPLGDARPQRVDIPALGVQAPVVTRGLDRRGAIDPPPYGQPGTVGWYGGGARPGAAGTALLVGHVDTETRPAVFYHLSEVRPGATVRVIRDDGTVAEFTVEDVQVFARDRFDAQKVYGTRQTGRAELRLITCGGSFDRDSRSYTANVVVSAYLSGTGL from the coding sequence ATGTCCGACCGGAACCACCGGGAAGACCGGGAACGCACCCCCGGCAGCGGCCGGCTCCTGATGGGAGTGGCCTGGGCGCTGCTGCTGCTCGGGCTGTGGCTGTGGGGCCGCGAGGTCACCGACGTACGCCAGGGCATATCCTCGCCGACCACCGGCGACGTGGCAGCCGTCGGACGGCCGCTCGGCGTCGAACTGCCGCCCGCGGTCGAGCCGTTGGGTGACGCGCGCCCGCAGCGCGTGGACATACCCGCGCTGGGCGTGCAGGCACCCGTGGTGACCCGCGGGCTCGACCGGCGCGGAGCGATCGACCCGCCGCCGTACGGACAGCCCGGAACCGTCGGCTGGTACGGCGGCGGCGCACGGCCCGGGGCGGCCGGGACCGCGCTGCTCGTCGGGCACGTGGACACCGAGACGCGGCCCGCCGTCTTCTACCACCTCAGCGAGGTGCGGCCGGGCGCGACGGTCCGGGTCATCCGTGACGACGGGACGGTCGCCGAGTTCACCGTCGAGGACGTCCAGGTCTTCGCCCGGGACCGCTTCGACGCCCAGAAGGTGTACGGGACACGGCAGACCGGCCGCGCCGAACTGCGCCTGATCACCTGCGGCGGCTCCTTCGACCGGGACAGCCGCAGTTACACGGCGAACGTGGTCGTCTCCGCGTACCTCAGCGGCACCGGCCTGTGA